In Leucobacter insecticola, one DNA window encodes the following:
- a CDS encoding MarR family winged helix-turn-helix transcriptional regulator, translating to MKYEDEVDRIIAEWSSARPDLDLAPLAVFSRLSRIGKHLDRARAHAFERSGLSSWEFDVLAVLRRSGAPFRQSPKTLVRQTMVSSGTMTNRIDRMADRELVRRLTDPNDGRGVLVEMTPHGQTLVDAAMTRLSDAEERLLGGLPRAERDRLAALLRRLAISVDRFEQPVTEPITIPEPGPEVG from the coding sequence ATGAAATACGAGGACGAAGTTGACCGCATCATCGCCGAGTGGTCAAGCGCGAGACCGGACCTGGATCTCGCCCCGCTCGCTGTATTCTCGCGACTGTCTCGCATCGGCAAGCATCTCGATCGCGCACGAGCACACGCGTTTGAACGCTCAGGATTAAGTTCCTGGGAATTTGACGTGCTCGCGGTACTTCGCAGAAGCGGTGCCCCGTTCAGGCAGAGCCCCAAAACCCTCGTCCGCCAAACGATGGTCTCGAGCGGCACGATGACCAATCGCATCGACCGGATGGCCGACCGCGAACTGGTACGCCGACTCACCGACCCCAATGACGGTCGCGGCGTGCTCGTGGAGATGACCCCGCACGGGCAGACCCTCGTCGATGCCGCCATGACGCGACTGAGCGACGCGGAAGAGCGACTCCTGGGCGGTCTTCCGCGGGCCGAACGCGATCGCCTCGCTGCTCTGTTGCGCCGTCTCGCTATCAGCGTCGACCGCTTCGAGCAGCCCGTCACCGAACCAATCACCATTCCCGAACCGGGACCCGAGGTGGGATAG